The following are from one region of the Corylus avellana chromosome ca1, CavTom2PMs-1.0 genome:
- the LOC132191554 gene encoding G-type lectin S-receptor-like serine/threonine-protein kinase B120 isoform X1 gives MSSMTKKPWLLFALLLIMSFYRACFSIVGDTLSPGHSLLESDTILSQGSKFELGFFKPGTSSKIYLGIWYKGFHEEIVWVANRENPLSHPSSSRLELSENGNLLLFEGSSEIPVWPTNLTFPQLNITEAVLGDDGNFVLRGRSNTSTIFWESFDHPTDTLLPGAKFRVINKVTGKPQQLISWKNSKDPAPGVFSERLNPNGSQQFLLEWNKSQIYWSSEVYNGTSLRSVSESTLIFDVSFVSSKNESERYFNYSLRNPSTLARYRIDQTGQIRILLWLPVASVWNTFWSTPTNISDVYALCGAFGVVQYPDNSSNPCECLEGFKPFSMEDNRLNDWSGGCVRKSPLQCENNTRANVKKDWFMKISNMRLPVYSKEYNLALNASRCELACMENCSCTAYAYNRSGCMIWEGALLNLQQLPYGGKIGQDIYLRLAAAEYPSTQAESGKKWKVWVAVLVPATGLILCLSICFSCKGRLKRKDQTGEIPSSYNLLLFDFDAEIHAINDEMNTNNNMKKREKDAELPLYSYESVLAATNNFSTVNKLGEGGFGPVYKAKLLRGQEIAVKILSKRSGQGIEEFRNETILIAKLQHRNLVRLLGCCIEQDEKILIYEYMPNTSLDFYLFDPTKKKMLGWETRIRIIEGIPQGLLYLHQYSRLRIIHRDLKPSNILLDSEMNPKISDFGMARIVGGNETQANTNRIVGTYCYMSPEYAMDGLYSIKSDVFSFGVLVLEIVSGRKNTSFYNNESLSHLRYAWELWRDD, from the exons ATGAGTAGCATGACGAAGAAGCCATGGCTCTTATTTGCTCTGCttctaatcatgtctttttacaGAGCATGCTTCTCCATAGTTGGTGATACCCTTTCACCAGGTCACTCTCTTTTAGAGAGCGACACCATATTATCTCAAGGTAGCAAATTTGAGCTGGGTTTCTTCAAACCAGGCACTTCATCAAAAATCTACCTGGGCATATGGTATAAAGGGTTTCATGAGGAAATTGTTTGGGTAGCAAATAGAGAAAACCCTTTGTCTCACCCATCTTCCTCAAGACTTGAGCTCTCAGAAAATGGCAATCTACTCCTGTTTGAAGGTTCCTCCGAGATCCCAGTTTGGCCGACAAATTTGACATTTCCCCAGTTAAATATAACTGAAGCAGTACTTGGTGAtgatggaaattttgttttgagaggTAGATCGAACACCTCTACTATATTTTGGGAGAGTTTCGACCATCCAACCGATACATTGCTGCCAGGTGCGAAGTTTCGGGTGATCAATAAGGTTACTGGAAAACCACAGCAGCTCATTTCatggaaaaattcaaaagatccaGCACCAGGTGTGTTCTCCGAGAGGTTAAACCCAAATGGAAGCCAGCAGTTTCTCTTAGAGTGGAACAAATCCCAAATCTATTGGAGTTCGGAAGTTTATAATGGAACATCTCTCCGCTCAGTTTCTGAAAGTACCCTTATCTTTGACGTAAGTTTTGTGTCAAGTAAAAATGAAAGTGAGAGATATTTTAATTACTCTCTTCGTAATCCTTCTACCCTTGCTAGATATCGAATTGACCAAACAGGACAGATTAGGATACTGCTGTGGCTGCCTGTCGCCTCCGTTTGGAATACATTTTGGTCTACACCGACGAACATATCTGATGTCTACGCTTTGTGTGGTGCATTTGGCGTGGTACAATACCCTGACAATTCCTCAAATCCTTGTGAGTGTCTAGAAGGTTTCAAACCATTTTCCATGGAAGACAACAGACTAAATGATTGGTCAGGCGGTTGTGTGAGGAAATCTCCTTTGCAATGTGAGAATAATACGCGTGCTAATGTCAAAAAAGATTGGTTCATGAAAATATCAAACATGCGATTGCCTGTTTATTCGAAAGAATATAATTTGGCCTTGAATGCTAGCAGATGTGAATTGGCATGCATGGAAAATTGTTCTTGCACAGCTTATGCTTATAATAGGAGTGGGTGTATGATATGGGAAGGAGCTCTTTTGAACTTACAACAACTTCCATATGGTGGCAAGATTGGACAAGATATCTACCTCAGACTTGCTGCTGCTGAGTATCCAAGTACCCAAG CAGAATCAGGCAAAAAATGGAAAGTATGGGTAGCTGTGCTGGTCCCTGCAACAGGGCTTATCTTATGCCTCTCAATTTGCTTTTCATGCAAAGGAAGGCTCAAACGGAAAG ATCAAACAGGAGAGATCCCTTCAAGTTATAATCtactattatttgattttgatgctGAAATCCATGCAATCAATGATGAAATGAATACCAACAATAAtatgaagaagagagagaaggatGCTGAGTTGCCACTATATAGTTATGAGAGTGTATTAGCTGCAACAAATAATTTCTCAACCGTGAATAaacttggagaaggaggttttggacCTGTTTACAAG GCAAAATTACTCAGAGGGCAAGAAATTGCAGTGAAGATTCTTTCAAAAAGATCTGGACAGGGTATTGAGGAGTTCAGAAATGAGACAATACTAATTGCAAAACTCCAGCATAGAAATCTTGTCAGACTGTTAGGTTGTTGTATCGAGCAAGATGAaaagatattaatatatgagtACATGCCCAATACAAGTTTGGACTTCTATCTTTTTG ATCCAACCAAGAAAAAGATGCTAGGCTGGGAGACACGCATACGCATTATTGAAGGGATTCCTCAAGGGCTTCTTTATCTCCATCAATATTCAAGGTTACGAATCATACATAGAGATTTAAAACCTAGTAACATTCTCTTGGATAgtgaaatgaatccaaaaatatcagattttggcatggctcGAATAGTTGGAGGCAATGAAACACAGGCAAACACAAACCGAATTGTTGGAACTTA TTGCTATATGTCTCCCGAATATGCTATGGATGGTTTGTACTCAATAAAGTCTGATGTGTTTAGCTTTGGAGTATTGGTGTTAGAGATTGTGAGCGGTAGGAAGAACACAAGCTTCTATAACAACGAGTCACTCAGTCATCTTAGATAT GCTTGGGAGTTGTGGAGAGACGATTGA
- the LOC132191554 gene encoding G-type lectin S-receptor-like serine/threonine-protein kinase B120 isoform X2 — MSSMTKKPWLLFALLLIMSFYRACFSIVGDTLSPGHSLLESDTILSQGSKFELGFFKPGTSSKIYLGIWYKGFHEEIVWVANRENPLSHPSSSRLELSENGNLLLFEGSSEIPVWPTNLTFPQLNITEAVLGDDGNFVLRGRSNTSTIFWESFDHPTDTLLPGAKFRVINKVTGKPQQLISWKNSKDPAPGVFSERLNPNGSQQFLLEWNKSQIYWSSEVYNGTSLRSVSESTLIFDVSFVSSKNESERYFNYSLRNPSTLARYRIDQTGQIRILLWLPVASVWNTFWSTPTNISDVYALCGAFGVVQYPDNSSNPCECLEGFKPFSMEDNRLNDWSGGCVRKSPLQCENNTRANVKKDWFMKISNMRLPVYSKEYNLALNASRCELACMENCSCTAYAYNRSGCMIWEGALLNLQQLPYGGKIGQDIYLRLAAAEYPSTQAESGKKWKVWVAVLVPATGLILCLSICFSCKGRLKRKDQTGEIPSSYNLLLFDFDAEIHAINDEMNTNNNMKKREKDAELPLYSYESVLAATNNFSTVNKLGEGGFGPVYKAKLLRGQEIAVKILSKRSGQGIEEFRNETILIAKLQHRNLVRLLGCCIEQDEKILIYEYMPNTSLDFYLFDPTKKKMLGWETRIRIIEGIPQGLLYLHQYSRLRIIHRDLKPSNILLDSEMNPKISDFGMARIVGGNETQANTNRIVGT, encoded by the exons ATGAGTAGCATGACGAAGAAGCCATGGCTCTTATTTGCTCTGCttctaatcatgtctttttacaGAGCATGCTTCTCCATAGTTGGTGATACCCTTTCACCAGGTCACTCTCTTTTAGAGAGCGACACCATATTATCTCAAGGTAGCAAATTTGAGCTGGGTTTCTTCAAACCAGGCACTTCATCAAAAATCTACCTGGGCATATGGTATAAAGGGTTTCATGAGGAAATTGTTTGGGTAGCAAATAGAGAAAACCCTTTGTCTCACCCATCTTCCTCAAGACTTGAGCTCTCAGAAAATGGCAATCTACTCCTGTTTGAAGGTTCCTCCGAGATCCCAGTTTGGCCGACAAATTTGACATTTCCCCAGTTAAATATAACTGAAGCAGTACTTGGTGAtgatggaaattttgttttgagaggTAGATCGAACACCTCTACTATATTTTGGGAGAGTTTCGACCATCCAACCGATACATTGCTGCCAGGTGCGAAGTTTCGGGTGATCAATAAGGTTACTGGAAAACCACAGCAGCTCATTTCatggaaaaattcaaaagatccaGCACCAGGTGTGTTCTCCGAGAGGTTAAACCCAAATGGAAGCCAGCAGTTTCTCTTAGAGTGGAACAAATCCCAAATCTATTGGAGTTCGGAAGTTTATAATGGAACATCTCTCCGCTCAGTTTCTGAAAGTACCCTTATCTTTGACGTAAGTTTTGTGTCAAGTAAAAATGAAAGTGAGAGATATTTTAATTACTCTCTTCGTAATCCTTCTACCCTTGCTAGATATCGAATTGACCAAACAGGACAGATTAGGATACTGCTGTGGCTGCCTGTCGCCTCCGTTTGGAATACATTTTGGTCTACACCGACGAACATATCTGATGTCTACGCTTTGTGTGGTGCATTTGGCGTGGTACAATACCCTGACAATTCCTCAAATCCTTGTGAGTGTCTAGAAGGTTTCAAACCATTTTCCATGGAAGACAACAGACTAAATGATTGGTCAGGCGGTTGTGTGAGGAAATCTCCTTTGCAATGTGAGAATAATACGCGTGCTAATGTCAAAAAAGATTGGTTCATGAAAATATCAAACATGCGATTGCCTGTTTATTCGAAAGAATATAATTTGGCCTTGAATGCTAGCAGATGTGAATTGGCATGCATGGAAAATTGTTCTTGCACAGCTTATGCTTATAATAGGAGTGGGTGTATGATATGGGAAGGAGCTCTTTTGAACTTACAACAACTTCCATATGGTGGCAAGATTGGACAAGATATCTACCTCAGACTTGCTGCTGCTGAGTATCCAAGTACCCAAG CAGAATCAGGCAAAAAATGGAAAGTATGGGTAGCTGTGCTGGTCCCTGCAACAGGGCTTATCTTATGCCTCTCAATTTGCTTTTCATGCAAAGGAAGGCTCAAACGGAAAG ATCAAACAGGAGAGATCCCTTCAAGTTATAATCtactattatttgattttgatgctGAAATCCATGCAATCAATGATGAAATGAATACCAACAATAAtatgaagaagagagagaaggatGCTGAGTTGCCACTATATAGTTATGAGAGTGTATTAGCTGCAACAAATAATTTCTCAACCGTGAATAaacttggagaaggaggttttggacCTGTTTACAAG GCAAAATTACTCAGAGGGCAAGAAATTGCAGTGAAGATTCTTTCAAAAAGATCTGGACAGGGTATTGAGGAGTTCAGAAATGAGACAATACTAATTGCAAAACTCCAGCATAGAAATCTTGTCAGACTGTTAGGTTGTTGTATCGAGCAAGATGAaaagatattaatatatgagtACATGCCCAATACAAGTTTGGACTTCTATCTTTTTG ATCCAACCAAGAAAAAGATGCTAGGCTGGGAGACACGCATACGCATTATTGAAGGGATTCCTCAAGGGCTTCTTTATCTCCATCAATATTCAAGGTTACGAATCATACATAGAGATTTAAAACCTAGTAACATTCTCTTGGATAgtgaaatgaatccaaaaatatcagattttggcatggctcGAATAGTTGGAGGCAATGAAACACAGGCAAACACAAACCGAATTGTTGGAACTTA G